The Arthrobacter sp. NicSoilC5 genome has a window encoding:
- the pyk gene encoding pyruvate kinase translates to MRRAKIVATFGPAIASYENTLAVLEAGVDVARMNMSHGDYTVHDNTYENVRKAASDLSKAVAIMADLQGPKIRLGRFVDGPHALAVGDIFTITTEDVPGTKDICSTTLKSLTEDVNVGDALLIDDGKVALRAIEVDDVKVVAEVTVGGMVSNNKGINLPGVAVNVPALSEKDEDDLRWAIRRGVDLVALSFVRDASDITRVHEIMDEEGRRVPVIAKIEKPQAVEQLPEIIDAFDAIMVARGDLGVELPLEEVPIVQKRAVELARRWAKPVIVATQVLESMIDNPRPTRAEASDCANAVLDGADAVMLSGETSVGKYPIETVKTMARIIESTEVHGLERVPPLGTKPKTRGGAITRAAVEIADQLDAKYICTFTQSGDSARRLSRLRPIKAVFAFTPVEHVWNQLALTWGIQPVLVPMVGHTDEMTSQVDRSLLEMDLVDDGDLVVIAAGSPPGKAGSTNMLKVHKVGDLADAGSQGGEPGSNREKLGPWPEKKKKNQAAQA, encoded by the coding sequence GCCCGCATGAACATGAGCCACGGTGACTACACCGTGCATGACAACACCTACGAGAACGTCCGCAAGGCCGCGTCCGACCTGAGCAAGGCAGTGGCCATCATGGCCGACCTGCAGGGTCCCAAGATCCGCCTGGGCCGCTTCGTTGACGGCCCGCACGCCCTCGCTGTTGGCGACATCTTCACCATCACCACTGAGGATGTTCCCGGCACCAAGGACATTTGCTCCACCACGCTGAAGAGCCTCACCGAGGACGTCAACGTGGGCGACGCCCTGCTGATCGACGACGGCAAGGTGGCGCTGCGCGCCATCGAGGTCGACGACGTCAAGGTGGTCGCCGAGGTAACCGTCGGCGGCATGGTGTCCAACAACAAGGGCATCAACCTCCCCGGCGTGGCAGTCAACGTCCCCGCACTGAGCGAAAAAGACGAGGATGACCTCCGCTGGGCCATCCGCCGCGGTGTCGACCTGGTGGCGCTCTCGTTCGTCCGGGATGCCTCGGACATCACCCGCGTGCACGAGATCATGGACGAGGAAGGCCGCCGCGTGCCCGTCATCGCCAAGATCGAAAAGCCGCAGGCCGTGGAGCAGCTGCCCGAGATCATCGACGCGTTCGACGCCATCATGGTGGCCCGTGGCGACCTCGGCGTGGAACTGCCGCTGGAGGAAGTGCCGATCGTCCAGAAGCGCGCCGTGGAACTGGCACGCCGCTGGGCCAAGCCGGTCATCGTGGCCACCCAGGTCCTGGAATCCATGATCGACAACCCGCGCCCCACCCGTGCAGAGGCGTCCGACTGCGCCAACGCCGTGCTGGACGGTGCTGACGCCGTCATGCTGTCCGGTGAGACCAGCGTGGGCAAGTACCCGATCGAGACGGTCAAGACCATGGCCCGGATCATCGAGTCCACCGAAGTGCATGGCCTGGAGCGCGTTCCCCCGCTGGGGACCAAGCCCAAGACCCGTGGTGGCGCCATCACGCGTGCCGCCGTCGAAATCGCCGACCAGCTGGACGCGAAGTACATCTGTACCTTCACCCAGTCCGGCGACTCCGCCCGGCGCCTCTCCCGCCTGCGGCCCATCAAGGCCGTGTTTGCCTTCACCCCGGTGGAGCACGTGTGGAACCAGCTCGCACTGACCTGGGGCATCCAGCCGGTGCTGGTCCCCATGGTGGGCCACACCGATGAGATGACGTCCCAGGTTGACCGCAGCCTGCTGGAAATGGACCTGGTGGACGACGGCGACCTGGTGGTCATTGCCGCCGGTTCACCTCCCGGAAAAGCCGGCTCCACGAACATGCTGAAGGTCCACAAGGTGGGCGACCTCGCCGATGCCGGCAGCCAGGGCGGCGAGCCCGGCAGCAACCGTGAAAAGCTCGGCCCCTGGCCGGAAAAGAAGAAGAAGAACCAGGCCGCCCAGGCCTAG
- a CDS encoding response regulator yields MTEQTESKPTSQPARRVIVAEDETLIRLDIIEILRGEGYDVVGEADNGEKAVQLAEELKPDLVLMDVKMPVMDGISAAEKIVKARIAPVVLLTAFSQKELVERARDAGAMAYVVKPFTPADLIPALEIALSRHEEIKALESEVSDLQEQFATRKLVERAKSLLTTKMGLTEPEAFRWIQKTSMDRRLSMREVAETIINQVN; encoded by the coding sequence GTGACTGAACAGACGGAGTCCAAGCCCACGTCCCAGCCGGCGCGCCGCGTCATTGTGGCAGAGGATGAAACCCTCATCCGCCTCGACATCATCGAGATCCTGCGCGGTGAAGGCTACGACGTTGTGGGTGAGGCGGACAACGGCGAGAAGGCCGTCCAGCTCGCCGAGGAACTGAAGCCGGACCTGGTCCTGATGGACGTGAAGATGCCCGTCATGGACGGCATTTCCGCGGCCGAGAAGATCGTCAAGGCCCGCATCGCCCCCGTGGTGCTGCTGACCGCCTTCAGCCAGAAGGAACTGGTGGAGCGTGCCCGCGACGCCGGCGCCATGGCCTATGTGGTCAAGCCGTTCACGCCTGCTGACCTCATCCCGGCCCTGGAGATTGCACTCTCCCGCCACGAGGAAATCAAGGCCCTCGAAAGTGAAGTGTCGGACCTCCAGGAGCAGTTCGCCACCCGCAAGCTCGTCGAGCGCGCCAAAAGCCTGCTGACCACCAAGATGGGCCTGACGGAACCGGAAGCCTTCCGCTGGATCCAGAAGACCTCCATGGACCGCCGCCTCAGCATGCGTGAGGTCGCCGAAACCATCATCAACCAGGTCAACTAG
- a CDS encoding site-specific integrase translates to MASIRKRTKKDGSSSYMVLWRDPKSREQQGLTVASLVEAETLKRLLDANGQSFEIAQHAILTNEKRPPTVAEVIQEHIDLLVRPSSGTVKTYQTMLELHIRPVIGHVPVDKLDYRVIAHWVKSMMAKGKAPKTIHNIHGLISASMNTAEMLGYISRNACRGVQLPNIEKAEDEAMFLTHAEYRLIMEGMGERYKAFTDFLVMTGTRFGEATALTVADVDLLSKPPTARINKAWKRDGQNKFYVGPTKTGAGKRTIGLNPALVELLIPLVASRPGKDLVFTTPTGGRIVHKLYWADYWVPAVRTAQAIGLTKSPRIHDLRHTHASWLIQDGVPLFTISRRLGHASTKTTEQVYGHLMPEALQVGADATERSVTAFQR, encoded by the coding sequence GTGGCCAGCATTCGAAAACGCACCAAAAAGGACGGTTCATCGTCCTACATGGTGCTGTGGCGGGACCCGAAGAGTCGTGAACAGCAGGGCCTCACAGTCGCTAGCCTCGTCGAGGCTGAAACCCTAAAGAGGTTGCTGGACGCCAACGGGCAGTCCTTCGAAATTGCCCAACACGCCATCCTGACGAATGAAAAACGCCCTCCGACTGTGGCTGAAGTCATCCAGGAACACATTGACCTGCTGGTCCGCCCATCGAGCGGAACGGTCAAGACGTACCAGACCATGCTGGAGCTCCACATCCGGCCAGTCATCGGGCACGTTCCTGTGGACAAGCTCGACTATCGCGTCATCGCGCACTGGGTGAAGTCGATGATGGCCAAGGGTAAGGCACCCAAGACGATCCACAACATCCACGGCTTGATCTCGGCTTCGATGAACACTGCCGAGATGCTCGGCTACATCAGCCGTAATGCCTGCCGGGGCGTGCAGCTGCCGAACATTGAGAAGGCTGAAGACGAGGCTATGTTCCTGACCCATGCCGAGTACAGGCTCATCATGGAGGGGATGGGGGAGCGGTACAAGGCCTTCACAGACTTCCTGGTCATGACCGGCACCCGCTTTGGCGAAGCCACCGCATTGACCGTGGCGGACGTGGACCTGCTATCAAAGCCGCCCACTGCGCGTATAAACAAGGCCTGGAAGCGGGATGGGCAGAACAAATTCTACGTTGGACCGACCAAGACCGGAGCTGGCAAGAGGACCATCGGGCTGAACCCTGCGCTTGTGGAGCTGCTGATTCCGCTGGTGGCCAGCAGGCCAGGAAAGGACCTGGTGTTCACGACGCCCACGGGCGGCCGGATCGTCCACAAGCTCTACTGGGCGGACTACTGGGTCCCCGCGGTTCGCACGGCGCAGGCTATCGGCCTGACCAAAAGCCCACGGATCCACGACCTCCGCCACACCCACGCGTCCTGGCTGATTCAGGACGGCGTCCCCCTGTTCACCATCTCGCGCCGGCTGGGACATGCCTCCACGAAGACGACCGAGCAGGTTTACGGACACCTGATGCCTGAGGCATTGCAGGTGGGTGCCGATGCCACTGAGCGCTCAGTCACTGCTTTCCAGAGGTGA
- a CDS encoding HNH endonuclease family protein: MKTTCLPAKVLTATIALMLAASLVGCDATAHAFEAAQSAPGIPGRPTVAPEAAGDSARALVQLETIPVKGRAPKTGYTRDQFGPAWADVDHNGCDTRNDILARDLIDKTFKAGTNNCVVASGTLADKYTGTTIHFVRGQDASSKVQIDHVVPLSDAWQKGAQQLSSERREELANDPLNLMAADGPTNAAKGDSDAATWLPPNKAFRCEYVARQTSVKVKYSLWVTQAEHDSIAEILEGCR, translated from the coding sequence ATGAAGACCACCTGCTTGCCCGCCAAAGTTCTGACTGCCACCATCGCATTGATGCTGGCTGCGTCATTAGTAGGTTGCGATGCCACAGCCCACGCTTTCGAAGCCGCCCAATCTGCTCCAGGCATCCCGGGGCGGCCGACGGTAGCTCCGGAAGCTGCCGGCGACTCAGCCAGGGCGCTCGTCCAACTGGAGACCATCCCGGTGAAAGGACGGGCCCCAAAGACAGGCTATACCCGCGATCAGTTCGGGCCAGCTTGGGCGGACGTTGACCACAACGGTTGTGATACCCGCAATGACATTCTTGCCAGGGACCTAATCGACAAGACCTTCAAAGCTGGTACAAACAACTGTGTAGTCGCCAGCGGCACCTTGGCCGACAAATACACCGGAACAACCATTCACTTCGTCCGCGGCCAGGACGCGAGCTCCAAGGTTCAGATTGACCATGTCGTGCCCCTGAGTGATGCGTGGCAGAAGGGTGCACAGCAGCTCAGCAGCGAGCGACGTGAGGAACTCGCCAACGACCCGCTGAACCTCATGGCTGCTGATGGACCGACTAACGCCGCCAAGGGCGACAGCGACGCCGCGACGTGGCTGCCGCCGAACAAAGCCTTCCGGTGCGAGTACGTCGCCCGCCAAACTTCCGTCAAGGTCAAATACAGTCTTTGGGTCACCCAGGCCGAGCATGACTCTATTGCCGAAATCCTCGAGGGCTGTAGATAG
- a CDS encoding helix-turn-helix transcriptional regulator → MPRITQPHDAAWSADVEAAVATFGNRSRNEILRFLTASGPATRGDIVAAVSAGDPSVAKHLVALEEAGVVMVDVEPGRRHGRSPRYSANAARIKELLDAHLKYLLEEHQ, encoded by the coding sequence ATGCCGAGAATCACGCAACCGCACGACGCAGCCTGGTCGGCCGACGTCGAGGCTGCCGTCGCGACTTTCGGCAACAGGTCGCGCAACGAGATCCTCCGATTCCTTACCGCCAGCGGGCCTGCGACCCGCGGCGACATCGTCGCGGCTGTCAGCGCGGGCGACCCCAGCGTGGCCAAGCATCTCGTAGCACTGGAGGAAGCGGGTGTGGTGATGGTCGACGTCGAGCCCGGGCGCAGGCATGGACGATCACCTCGGTACTCCGCAAATGCTGCCCGAATCAAGGAGCTGCTTGACGCACACCTAAAGTACTTGCTGGAGGAACACCAGTAG
- a CDS encoding C40 family peptidase, protein MPALAAIAVVARRRALLKIVTAVVAVVVLGGLMAFVGVLAVLAEATGERAVACTPGSADSRAKTAGTTGGVEVRDAGKLLYVLTPRQEGVARAYISVGKQLGVPRSGQIIAIMMALQESGLRMLANPAVPGSLTLPNDGIGADHDSIGSAQQRPAAGWGTVSELMDASYNARAFYGGPTGPNRGSPRGLLDVPGWKSMDKGLAAQAVQVSAFPELYAQWEPAATAIVSALETDTAPAYCLSPAAGNQNVGQVRNLSQLRQNILRFTQEGLGGRYVWGGTAFKAWDCSGYVQWIYRQAGIELPRVEQWRVGTRTDHPQPGDLVVQSPQGPDNWGHVGIYAGNGMMWSALNPTVGTLLHPVSWNSGTAYFDLLRR, encoded by the coding sequence ATGCCGGCTCTGGCAGCGATTGCCGTCGTGGCACGACGACGGGCTCTACTTAAGATCGTTACCGCCGTTGTTGCTGTCGTCGTACTCGGCGGGCTGATGGCCTTTGTTGGCGTCCTGGCTGTACTTGCCGAGGCGACTGGAGAGCGTGCTGTTGCTTGTACGCCGGGTAGCGCGGACAGTCGTGCAAAGACCGCGGGAACGACTGGGGGCGTGGAAGTCCGCGACGCTGGCAAGCTGCTCTACGTATTGACGCCTCGTCAAGAGGGCGTCGCGCGGGCTTACATTTCGGTGGGGAAGCAACTGGGTGTGCCGCGTTCCGGACAAATCATCGCAATCATGATGGCGCTTCAAGAATCGGGCCTTCGCATGCTTGCGAACCCGGCAGTGCCTGGTTCCCTTACCCTCCCCAATGACGGTATCGGGGCCGATCACGATTCAATCGGGTCGGCGCAACAACGCCCGGCCGCCGGCTGGGGGACTGTCTCCGAGCTGATGGACGCCTCCTACAATGCCCGCGCGTTCTATGGCGGACCGACAGGTCCTAACCGTGGGAGCCCACGTGGGCTATTAGACGTGCCGGGGTGGAAGTCGATGGACAAAGGGCTGGCTGCACAGGCAGTTCAGGTCTCTGCTTTTCCGGAGCTGTATGCACAGTGGGAGCCGGCCGCAACAGCAATTGTTTCTGCGTTGGAAACCGACACAGCTCCTGCATATTGTTTGAGTCCTGCTGCAGGGAATCAAAATGTCGGACAGGTGCGGAACCTAAGCCAGCTGCGCCAGAACATCTTGCGGTTCACTCAGGAAGGCCTCGGCGGCAGATATGTCTGGGGCGGCACTGCTTTCAAGGCCTGGGACTGCTCGGGGTATGTCCAGTGGATCTACAGGCAAGCCGGCATTGAGCTGCCAAGAGTAGAGCAGTGGCGGGTAGGCACGCGAACGGATCACCCTCAGCCGGGAGACCTGGTGGTTCAGAGTCCCCAGGGACCCGACAACTGGGGTCACGTCGGCATCTACGCCGGGAACGGAATGATGTGGAGTGCACTCAACCCCACGGTGGGAACGTTGCTGCATCCAGTCAGCTGGAACTCTGGCACGGCTTACTTTGACCTGTTGAGGCGGTAG
- a CDS encoding type IV secretion system protein — MSQANDDALGAVTALFANVLQNMASWLWAFITGAFTVSNVDESQWLSIQGLTSWWVVVMLTPLVVVMILQILSGLISQQPRRIGRAMIGGAVAIPLVGAAVYLVRQLTRATDLASAALLRSIGSDPYLVFMRLFGFERAPAGSGREWNLVSLAPGNTGGPAGAVVVTMMAVVVVWILAFILMCSMIFRSFALVVLAAVAPVAVMLLPWDKTKSWARRWCEVVIALVIAKPLAGTVLAVAVKLFADSKSFAGLAAGTVGMAVACGAPLMAMRLVSFAGGELAAVAQTAGGGHILSRSSSVAARQISRQAGGRLTLANLVSRSAMTRPISSRPSIFPTQVSAPTVPTTAFPSGPGGEPRSLDGASPTTSQDVPQPADQGFVTVVPQSQGAAPQTPARRTPSVEPAPRAQRNGGAAGQAKMQPPKPQPPRIDPLKGGTPDV, encoded by the coding sequence GTGTCGCAAGCGAACGACGACGCCCTCGGTGCAGTCACGGCACTGTTTGCAAACGTCCTCCAGAACATGGCGTCCTGGCTTTGGGCCTTTATCACCGGCGCGTTCACCGTGTCGAACGTGGATGAATCCCAGTGGTTGTCTATCCAGGGGCTGACCAGTTGGTGGGTGGTCGTGATGCTGACGCCACTCGTCGTCGTGATGATCCTTCAGATCCTGTCAGGGCTGATAAGCCAGCAACCGAGACGCATCGGAAGGGCCATGATTGGAGGGGCCGTTGCTATTCCCCTGGTTGGTGCAGCCGTATATCTCGTCCGGCAGCTTACGCGGGCGACTGACCTAGCCTCCGCTGCTCTGCTTCGATCCATCGGGTCGGATCCCTACCTGGTGTTCATGAGGCTCTTCGGCTTCGAGCGGGCGCCAGCAGGAAGTGGCCGGGAATGGAACCTGGTCTCGCTTGCCCCTGGAAACACCGGAGGGCCAGCGGGCGCGGTAGTCGTGACCATGATGGCCGTCGTTGTCGTCTGGATACTTGCATTCATTCTGATGTGTTCGATGATTTTCCGCTCGTTCGCTCTTGTTGTCCTGGCTGCCGTGGCACCCGTGGCCGTCATGTTGCTGCCTTGGGATAAGACGAAGTCATGGGCACGTCGATGGTGCGAGGTCGTCATCGCTTTGGTCATAGCCAAGCCTCTTGCCGGAACAGTCCTTGCGGTCGCCGTGAAGCTCTTCGCCGATTCTAAGTCCTTCGCCGGATTGGCGGCCGGAACCGTCGGCATGGCCGTGGCTTGTGGTGCGCCGCTAATGGCCATGCGTTTGGTTAGCTTTGCCGGCGGCGAACTCGCCGCTGTAGCCCAGACCGCCGGAGGTGGCCATATCCTGTCCCGCAGCAGTAGTGTGGCAGCCCGCCAGATCAGTCGCCAGGCGGGGGGCCGCCTCACGCTCGCCAACCTGGTTAGTCGCTCTGCAATGACAAGGCCCATCAGCTCACGCCCCAGCATCTTCCCGACCCAAGTTTCCGCTCCCACTGTGCCCACCACGGCGTTCCCCTCGGGACCCGGCGGTGAGCCGCGATCCCTAGACGGAGCGTCCCCGACCACATCCCAAGACGTCCCGCAACCTGCGGACCAGGGGTTCGTGACTGTAGTACCCCAAAGCCAAGGCGCGGCCCCGCAAACACCTGCAAGACGGACCCCTTCGGTGGAGCCGGCACCGCGCGCGCAGCGCAACGGAGGCGCCGCCGGCCAAGCAAAAATGCAGCCTCCGAAACCCCAGCCACCAAGAATTGATCCTCTGAAGGGCGGTACCCCTGATGTCTGA
- a CDS encoding SCO6880 family protein, whose product MSEDARALEAVKFPRYERRGFFLGLKWYQLLIVSGGVAVAVVASASHGPAGLFTSGPMWLGLVLLGILQYSRIPYPVWAKQIAMFFCRAAANQTRFLAKPQAPHLAGRVALPGGLGNLELRTTANGECFIVDRHGREAIAVLRCSTRSFALLDSDDKAWAVQAWSRVQAGMAQRQSVARIAIQDYTVPYPSSALWDFYRDNALQAANGDETLGWGRRAYEDLLGAAGATMSHELLVAVVLDTSKARRRIKESGGGLSGIEHVLRLEVEAMRTSLGTHSVKVEEWIDESELLGTIRGAFDPASLPPIKSSFATVPLLEGSATAEAVHRHLQGPMGVEEHWTYLRTDSGFHQTFWVAEWPRQKVFPGFLHPLIYVGEFRHTFTEVVRAVPTAEALRDIRSAQEAHETRRRINARFDRPLTREQKAEEEEVAQREEEIVAGHGDVRPAAYLTVSATSLEDLARHRQELESAAAGAFVELRLLYGQQWAAFVAGGLPLGRGLR is encoded by the coding sequence ATGTCTGAAGACGCGCGTGCCCTGGAAGCCGTCAAGTTCCCTAGATATGAACGCCGCGGCTTCTTCCTAGGGCTAAAGTGGTATCAACTGCTGATCGTGAGCGGGGGAGTTGCGGTCGCCGTCGTGGCTTCTGCGAGTCACGGCCCCGCAGGATTGTTTACCTCCGGGCCTATGTGGCTCGGGCTTGTACTGCTCGGAATCCTGCAGTACTCCCGCATCCCCTATCCGGTCTGGGCGAAACAGATCGCCATGTTCTTTTGCCGGGCAGCAGCAAATCAGACACGGTTTCTCGCCAAGCCTCAGGCCCCGCATCTTGCCGGTCGGGTTGCCCTCCCCGGCGGGCTGGGCAATCTGGAACTTCGGACGACGGCCAACGGCGAATGCTTCATTGTTGACCGCCATGGCAGGGAGGCGATCGCAGTCCTGCGCTGCAGCACCAGGTCCTTTGCGTTGTTGGATTCTGATGACAAGGCGTGGGCCGTTCAAGCGTGGTCGCGTGTTCAAGCCGGGATGGCCCAGCGGCAAAGCGTAGCCCGGATCGCAATCCAGGATTACACGGTGCCTTATCCGTCCTCTGCACTGTGGGACTTCTACCGCGACAATGCGCTGCAGGCTGCGAACGGCGACGAGACGCTGGGCTGGGGACGGCGCGCCTATGAGGATCTCTTGGGTGCAGCCGGGGCAACCATGAGCCACGAACTCCTCGTCGCGGTCGTGCTGGACACAAGCAAGGCACGACGGCGGATCAAGGAGTCCGGTGGAGGGCTCAGCGGTATTGAACACGTCCTCCGGCTGGAAGTCGAAGCCATGCGCACGTCGTTAGGCACCCACAGTGTGAAGGTCGAGGAATGGATCGACGAGTCGGAGCTGCTGGGAACCATACGAGGAGCATTCGATCCTGCTTCTTTACCTCCAATTAAATCGTCCTTCGCCACCGTCCCTTTGCTGGAGGGTTCAGCCACTGCCGAGGCGGTTCACCGTCACCTGCAGGGGCCGATGGGCGTCGAGGAACATTGGACCTACTTGCGTACCGACAGCGGGTTCCACCAAACCTTTTGGGTCGCCGAATGGCCGCGACAGAAAGTCTTCCCGGGTTTCCTGCATCCGTTAATTTACGTCGGCGAGTTCCGCCATACCTTCACTGAAGTTGTCCGGGCGGTGCCGACGGCTGAAGCACTGAGGGACATCCGCTCCGCGCAGGAGGCCCACGAAACCCGCCGCCGCATCAATGCGCGCTTCGACAGGCCGCTCACCCGTGAGCAAAAGGCCGAGGAAGAAGAAGTGGCCCAGAGGGAGGAGGAGATCGTCGCCGGCCACGGTGACGTCCGCCCGGCGGCCTACCTGACCGTCTCAGCAACCTCGTTGGAAGACCTGGCGCGGCACCGTCAGGAACTGGAATCTGCTGCCGCGGGGGCGTTCGTAGAACTGCGGCTTCTGTACGGGCAGCAATGGGCGGCCTTTGTCGCCGGTGGACTGCCCCTGGGGAGAGGATTGCGGTGA
- a CDS encoding ATP-binding protein codes for MATGTDSALTKGRFDFEAFSLGGDWGSKEPNSLRGPHRLRPAPHRASTMTFAAAYPFLTESGLGHEGTYIGTDVFGSGAFSYDPWILYDKGIISGPSIVVIGTVGTGKSMCGKSLVARSITLGRKAAVASDPKGEWVAVAKAVGGKVISVGPGRPARVNPLDAGQRPRALAEAQWQAVVRQRRRYLLVALVSLMRQGTPLRPVEHTALDIALMETMSENSNPTLPMVLDHLLKPSKEMIALVGTEGGTAVSHSLRRTVSGDLEGMFDAPSTVAFDADAPMMVMDTSALIGASEQALSLAAACGATWLEAAITNPDGGKRLVVYDEGWRMLADPYMLAKMSEQWRLARTYGIANLLIMHKVADLNEIGDSTSGHRQKALGLLTEADTRIIYRQKHDAMRLTKEALGLTEAECEHVENLPKGVGLWKVGNRSFIVANRVTTDELAVFGTDDRML; via the coding sequence GTGGCCACGGGGACGGACTCAGCACTCACCAAGGGACGGTTCGATTTTGAGGCCTTCAGTCTCGGCGGGGACTGGGGCAGCAAGGAGCCGAACTCCCTGCGGGGACCTCACCGGTTGCGTCCTGCCCCGCACCGCGCCTCAACGATGACCTTCGCCGCCGCGTACCCATTCCTTACTGAGTCAGGTCTTGGCCACGAAGGAACCTACATCGGCACCGACGTCTTTGGCTCCGGCGCCTTCTCGTACGACCCCTGGATCCTCTACGACAAGGGCATCATCAGCGGCCCGTCCATTGTTGTGATCGGCACCGTTGGCACCGGCAAATCGATGTGCGGCAAATCCTTGGTAGCACGGTCCATCACTTTGGGGCGGAAGGCAGCTGTTGCCTCGGATCCCAAAGGCGAGTGGGTCGCCGTCGCCAAAGCTGTAGGTGGAAAGGTCATCAGCGTTGGCCCGGGCCGACCCGCAAGAGTCAACCCTCTCGACGCCGGCCAGCGCCCCAGGGCCCTCGCCGAAGCACAGTGGCAAGCAGTGGTGAGGCAGCGTCGGAGGTATCTCCTTGTCGCTTTGGTTTCCCTCATGCGCCAAGGCACGCCCCTTCGCCCCGTGGAACACACGGCATTGGACATCGCGCTCATGGAGACCATGTCTGAGAACTCGAATCCGACATTGCCCATGGTGCTGGACCACCTGTTGAAACCCTCGAAGGAAATGATCGCGCTTGTCGGCACAGAGGGCGGAACGGCAGTCAGCCATTCCTTGAGGCGGACCGTGTCCGGTGACCTCGAAGGGATGTTCGATGCACCTTCCACCGTCGCTTTCGATGCTGATGCTCCCATGATGGTGATGGACACCTCCGCCCTGATCGGGGCATCAGAGCAGGCGCTTTCACTGGCCGCCGCCTGCGGTGCCACCTGGCTGGAGGCGGCCATCACGAACCCCGACGGCGGAAAGCGGCTTGTCGTGTACGACGAGGGGTGGCGCATGCTCGCCGACCCTTACATGCTGGCGAAGATGAGCGAACAGTGGCGGCTCGCCAGAACGTACGGGATCGCGAACCTGCTGATCATGCACAAGGTGGCCGACCTCAACGAGATCGGAGACAGCACCAGCGGACACCGGCAGAAGGCATTGGGTCTGCTGACTGAGGCGGACACCAGGATCATCTACCGCCAAAAGCACGACGCCATGCGGCTGACAAAGGAAGCGCTCGGCCTCACCGAAGCGGAATGTGAACACGTTGAGAACCTTCCGAAAGGTGTCGGGCTCTGGAAGGTCGGGAACCGCTCGTTCATCGTGGCTAACCGCGTGACCACTGACGAGCTTGCCGTGTTCGGCACTGATGACAGGATGCTGTGA